One Marinibacterium anthonyi genomic region harbors:
- the proS gene encoding Proline--tRNA ligase — MRLSRYFLPVLKETPSEAQIASHRLMLRAGMIKQSSAGIYSWLPMGFKVLRKLENIVHEEQIRAGHIPMLMPTLQSADLWKESGRYDAYGPEMLRIRDRHDRDMLYGPTNEEMITDIFRAHVSSYKDLPLTLYHIQWKFRDEVRPRFGVMRGREFLMKDGYNFDLTKEDALHAYNRHLVAYLRTYERMGLQAIPMRADSGPIGGDDTHEFLVLADTGESEVFYDSAVTDIRLGERQIDYDSVEQCQAVMEEFTSLYARTDETHDEAVFGEIPEDRRRSARGIEVGQIFYFGTKYSEPMGATVQGPDGKPVPVHMGSHGIGVSRLIGAIIEANHDENGIIWPEGVTPFHCGIVNLKQGDADTDAACEKLYAALVKLGLDPLYDDRNERAGGKFATMDLIGLPWRITVGPRGLKNGVVELTSRRTGESEELSLEDAEQKIAEIYAPHRSHLQHP; from the coding sequence ATGCGCCTCTCCCGCTATTTCCTGCCCGTCCTGAAAGAGACGCCTTCCGAGGCGCAGATCGCCAGCCACCGCCTGATGCTGCGGGCCGGCATGATCAAGCAGTCGTCGGCGGGGATCTATTCCTGGCTGCCGATGGGCTTCAAGGTGTTGCGCAAGCTGGAAAACATCGTCCACGAGGAACAGATCCGGGCGGGCCACATCCCGATGCTGATGCCGACGCTGCAATCGGCCGACCTGTGGAAGGAATCGGGGCGCTACGACGCCTACGGGCCGGAAATGCTGCGCATCCGCGACCGCCACGACCGCGACATGCTGTACGGACCGACCAACGAGGAGATGATCACCGACATCTTCCGCGCCCACGTGTCGTCCTACAAGGACCTGCCGCTGACGCTGTATCACATCCAGTGGAAGTTCCGCGACGAGGTGCGTCCGCGCTTTGGCGTGATGCGTGGCCGCGAATTCCTGATGAAGGACGGCTACAATTTCGACCTGACCAAGGAAGACGCGCTGCACGCCTACAACCGCCACCTGGTGGCCTATCTGCGGACCTATGAACGCATGGGCCTGCAGGCGATCCCGATGCGCGCCGATTCCGGGCCCATCGGCGGTGACGACACGCACGAATTCCTGGTGCTGGCGGACACGGGCGAATCCGAGGTCTTTTACGACAGCGCCGTGACCGACATCCGCCTGGGCGAACGCCAGATCGATTACGACAGCGTCGAACAATGCCAGGCGGTGATGGAGGAGTTCACCTCGCTTTATGCCCGCACGGACGAGACCCACGACGAGGCGGTGTTCGGCGAGATCCCCGAGGATCGGCGCCGGTCCGCGCGCGGGATCGAGGTTGGGCAGATCTTCTACTTCGGCACCAAGTATTCCGAACCGATGGGCGCGACGGTGCAGGGGCCGGACGGGAAACCGGTGCCGGTGCACATGGGGTCGCACGGGATCGGCGTCAGCCGCCTGATCGGCGCCATCATCGAAGCCAACCACGACGAGAACGGCATCATCTGGCCCGAAGGCGTGACGCCGTTCCATTGCGGGATCGTCAACCTGAAACAGGGCGATGCGGACACGGATGCAGCCTGTGAAAAGCTGTACGCCGCGCTGGTCAAGCTGGGGTTGGACCCGCTGTACGACGACCGCAACGAACGCGCCGGCGGCAAGTTCGCCACGATGGACCTGATCGGTCTGCCCTGGCGGATCACCGTGGGTCCGCGGGGCCTGAAAAACGGGGTGGTCGAACTGACCTCGCGCCGGACGGGCGAAAGCGAAGAGCTGAGCCTGGAAGACGCCGAGCAGAAGATCGCCGAGATCTACGCGCCGCACCGGTCACACCTGCAGCACCCGTAA